Proteins from a genomic interval of Meiothermus sp.:
- a CDS encoding PspA/IM30 family protein encodes MGILDRLSRLIRANINDLIKRAEDPEKIIEQALEDMRSTLREARMEVAEAMAELKKLEREQQSYAEQARAWEQKAAEALKGEREDLAREALKRKQQAQALADGFAQQVAQQQSLVNQLTTQLKALEGKIQESEAKKALLIARKKGVEAAETVRRFESKVDAHSAVEAFEDMERRIEAMEDKHAALSELDKSDVEKELESLGSNKAVEDDLARLKRELGMA; translated from the coding sequence ATGGGTATTCTCGACCGCCTTTCCCGCCTGATTCGGGCCAATATCAACGATCTGATTAAACGGGCCGAAGACCCGGAAAAAATCATCGAGCAGGCCCTGGAGGATATGCGCTCCACGCTGCGCGAGGCCCGGATGGAGGTGGCCGAGGCCATGGCCGAGCTGAAGAAGCTCGAGCGCGAGCAGCAAAGCTACGCCGAGCAGGCGCGGGCCTGGGAGCAAAAAGCCGCCGAGGCCCTCAAGGGCGAGCGCGAAGACCTGGCCCGCGAGGCTCTCAAGCGCAAACAGCAGGCTCAGGCCCTGGCCGATGGCTTTGCCCAGCAGGTGGCCCAGCAACAGTCCCTGGTCAACCAGCTCACCACCCAGCTCAAGGCCCTGGAAGGCAAAATTCAGGAGTCCGAGGCCAAGAAAGCCCTGCTCATTGCCCGCAAGAAGGGCGTGGAGGCCGCCGAGACGGTGCGCAGGTTCGAGTCCAAGGTAGACGCCCACAGCGCGGTGGAGGCCTTCGAGGACATGGAGCGCCGCATCGAGGCCATGGAGGACAAGCACGCGGCCCTTTCGGAGCTGGACAAAAGCGACGTGGAGAAGGAGCTGGAAAGCCTGGGCAGCAACAAGGCCGTTGAAGACGACCTGGCCCGCCTCAAGCGCGAGCTGGGGATGGCGTAG
- a CDS encoding polyprenyl synthetase family protein: protein MVADLSPAQVRAAIQQYLLDALPKPEAATRLELAQFARMLRDYPERGGKMLRGTLLVYTGLAYGASLAGVLPVAAALELFQNWALIHDDIEDASDERRGKPALHKLYGVPLALNAGDALHARQWALLVEAGASRAVLLEFVHMVEQTAQGQHLEMSWMEGQRFDLGEPDYLEMVGQKAAYYTAVAPLRLGALAAGAEPPAAFSEAGMKLGIGFQIVDDVLNLMGDPAKYGKEIAGDLWEGKRTLILLRFLQQASPEERRRAEALLRIPREQKPAPEVQWLHQRLLQSGAVAHAQQVAERLLAEGLEALEPVLRGAPRGAYGALVLEILQSLVRREA, encoded by the coding sequence ATGGTTGCCGATCTTTCTCCGGCCCAGGTGCGGGCGGCCATCCAGCAATACCTGCTGGACGCGCTGCCCAAGCCCGAGGCGGCTACCCGCCTCGAGCTGGCCCAGTTTGCCCGGATGCTGCGCGACTACCCCGAGCGCGGCGGCAAAATGCTGCGGGGTACGCTGCTGGTGTACACCGGGCTGGCCTACGGGGCTTCGCTGGCGGGGGTGCTGCCGGTTGCGGCGGCGCTCGAGCTTTTCCAGAACTGGGCCCTGATTCACGACGACATCGAGGACGCCTCCGACGAACGGCGCGGCAAACCGGCTTTGCACAAGCTGTACGGGGTGCCGCTGGCCCTCAATGCCGGTGACGCGCTGCATGCCCGGCAGTGGGCCCTGCTGGTGGAGGCGGGGGCTTCCCGGGCGGTGCTGCTCGAGTTCGTGCACATGGTGGAGCAAACCGCCCAGGGGCAGCATCTGGAGATGAGCTGGATGGAGGGGCAGCGCTTCGACCTAGGCGAGCCGGACTACCTGGAGATGGTGGGCCAGAAGGCTGCCTACTACACCGCGGTGGCCCCGCTGCGGCTGGGGGCGCTGGCCGCCGGGGCAGAGCCGCCCGCCGCCTTCAGCGAGGCCGGGATGAAGCTCGGCATCGGGTTTCAGATTGTGGACGACGTGCTCAACCTGATGGGCGACCCCGCCAAGTACGGCAAGGAAATTGCCGGCGACCTGTGGGAGGGCAAGCGCACCCTTATTTTGCTGCGCTTTTTGCAGCAGGCCAGCCCCGAGGAACGCCGCCGGGCCGAGGCCCTGCTGCGCATTCCCAGGGAGCAAAAGCCGGCCCCGGAGGTGCAGTGGCTGCACCAGCGGCTGTTGCAGTCGGGGGCGGTGGCCCATGCCCAGCAGGTGGCCGAGCGGCTGCTGGCCGAGGGGCTGGAGGCGCTCGAGCCGGTGCTGCGCGGGGCCCCACGGGGTGCTTATGGGGCGCTGGTGCTGGAAATCCTGCAAAGCCTGGTGCGGCGGGAGGCGTAA